One region of Niallia sp. Man26 genomic DNA includes:
- a CDS encoding manganese efflux pump MntP family protein produces MSTLIGEIFTLMLMAFALGMDAFSVGLGMGMYRLRLRQIMKIGFIIGIFHVIMPLAGILAGRFLSDNFGEIAGIIGGVLLVILGVQMIWTGFKEDDEHKITPVGFGLIVFAVSVSLDSFSVGLSLGIYKAKTWLVLLAFGLSATLLTWLGLIIGRKAQGLLGNYGEVLGGGILLAFGVKLLLHL; encoded by the coding sequence ATGTCTACACTAATCGGAGAAATATTTACACTTATGCTGATGGCATTTGCTTTAGGAATGGACGCATTTTCTGTTGGGCTGGGAATGGGAATGTACAGACTCCGGCTAAGGCAAATAATGAAGATAGGATTTATTATCGGAATATTTCATGTCATTATGCCGCTTGCAGGCATCCTAGCTGGAAGATTCTTATCTGATAATTTTGGAGAAATTGCCGGTATTATTGGAGGAGTGCTTCTTGTCATTTTAGGTGTGCAAATGATATGGACTGGCTTTAAAGAAGATGATGAACATAAAATCACACCAGTCGGATTCGGCCTGATTGTGTTTGCGGTCAGTGTGAGTCTGGACAGCTTTTCAGTCGGCTTAAGCTTAGGTATTTATAAAGCGAAAACATGGCTAGTTCTGCTTGCTTTTGGCTTGAGCGCAACATTACTCACATGGCTCGGCTTGATTATTGGGAGAAAAGCACAAGGACTTTTAGGTAATTACGGTGAGGTGTTAGGCGGAGGGATATTGCTTGCTTTTGGCGTAAAGCTGCTATTACATCTTTAA
- the prfA gene encoding peptide chain release factor 1 yields MFDRLQAVEDRYDRLNELLSDPEIVNDTKKLRDYSKEQSDIQETVEVYREYKEVKAQNQDARSMLEEKLDPEMREMVKEELDETAEKIEELEARLRILLIPKDPNDDKNVIMEVRGAAGGDEAALFAGDLFRMYSRYAESQGWKMEVIDASSTGVGGYKEIIFMINGKGAYSKLKFENGAHRVQRVPETESGGRIHTSTATVACLPEAEEVEIEIHEKDIRVDTFASSGPGGQSVNTTMSAVRLTHLPTGTVVSCQDEKSQIKNKEKAMKVLRARVYDKFQQEAQAEYDQQRKSAVGTGDRSERIRTYNFPQNRVTDHRIGLTIQKLDQILQGKMEDIIDALIFEEQSSRLESASDV; encoded by the coding sequence GTGTTTGATCGTCTGCAAGCGGTAGAGGATCGTTATGACAGGCTTAATGAGTTATTAAGCGATCCTGAAATTGTCAATGATACAAAAAAATTGCGTGATTATTCTAAAGAGCAATCAGATATACAAGAAACGGTGGAAGTTTACCGGGAATATAAAGAAGTAAAAGCACAAAACCAAGACGCCCGTTCTATGTTAGAGGAAAAGCTTGATCCGGAAATGCGGGAAATGGTAAAAGAAGAGCTTGATGAAACAGCAGAGAAAATCGAAGAGCTAGAAGCGCGCTTAAGAATACTGCTAATACCGAAAGATCCTAATGATGATAAGAACGTTATCATGGAGGTTCGCGGAGCAGCGGGCGGAGATGAAGCAGCCTTATTTGCAGGAGACTTGTTCCGTATGTACAGCCGTTATGCAGAATCACAGGGCTGGAAGATGGAAGTAATTGATGCAAGTTCAACAGGTGTAGGCGGATATAAGGAAATCATTTTCATGATTAACGGAAAAGGCGCTTACTCAAAGCTTAAGTTTGAAAATGGAGCACACAGAGTACAGCGTGTGCCTGAAACAGAATCTGGCGGAAGAATTCATACCTCCACTGCAACTGTTGCTTGTCTGCCTGAAGCAGAAGAGGTTGAAATTGAAATCCATGAGAAGGATATACGTGTAGATACATTTGCTTCGAGTGGACCAGGCGGACAAAGTGTTAATACCACGATGTCAGCAGTAAGATTGACGCATTTGCCGACAGGAACAGTCGTATCCTGTCAGGATGAAAAGTCGCAAATCAAAAATAAAGAAAAAGCGATGAAGGTTTTACGTGCTCGTGTTTATGATAAATTCCAGCAAGAGGCGCAAGCAGAGTATGACCAGCAGCGCAAATCAGCAGTTGGTACAGGGGACCGTTCTGAGCGCATAAGAACGTATAACTTCCCGCAAAACCGTGTAACAGACCATCGAATTGGACTAACTATTCAAAAGCTTGATCAAATTCTCCAAGGAAAAATGGAAGATATCATTGATGCCCTAATCTTTGAAGAACAATCAAGCCGTTTGGAAAGTGCATCTGATGTGTAA
- the prmC gene encoding peptide chain release factor N(5)-glutamine methyltransferase, translated as MKVFEALKWASSYLQEHGREEHAGELLLRHALGVTRSEMLMKFRDDMSEESFKLFEQKITLHGKGIPIQYLIGYEEFYGRIFEVNEEVLIPRPETEELVYHMLERIKVLYGSREVSIVDIGTGSGAIAVTMKLENPRLQVTASDLFEESLQVAKKNAERNGAESIDFVHGDLFEPFIKTGRRFDVVLSNPPYIPDEDIAEMSEVVVEHEPHRALFAGIDGLDIYKRICAQLPSVLKDKGIVGFEVGVGQSEAVSQLLLDAFPAAKVDVVYDINKKDRMVFAEVGF; from the coding sequence ATGAAAGTTTTTGAAGCCCTTAAATGGGCTTCTTCTTATTTGCAGGAGCACGGACGGGAGGAGCATGCCGGCGAGCTTTTACTGCGGCATGCATTAGGTGTGACTCGTTCCGAAATGTTAATGAAATTTCGGGATGATATGAGTGAAGAGTCCTTTAAGCTGTTTGAGCAAAAGATCACTCTTCATGGTAAAGGGATACCAATTCAATATTTAATTGGCTATGAAGAATTTTATGGCCGTATTTTTGAAGTGAATGAAGAAGTTCTAATCCCGAGGCCTGAAACAGAAGAACTTGTATATCATATGTTGGAGCGAATCAAGGTTTTATATGGAAGTCGGGAAGTCAGTATAGTTGATATAGGCACAGGAAGCGGAGCAATAGCTGTTACGATGAAGCTGGAAAACCCTAGACTGCAAGTGACTGCAAGCGATTTGTTTGAGGAATCATTACAGGTTGCAAAAAAGAACGCAGAGAGAAATGGTGCTGAATCAATTGATTTTGTCCATGGTGATTTGTTTGAACCGTTTATAAAAACAGGCAGGAGGTTCGATGTAGTCCTTTCTAATCCTCCATACATTCCAGATGAAGATATTGCTGAAATGTCAGAAGTAGTTGTAGAGCATGAGCCTCATCGGGCACTGTTTGCTGGAATAGATGGTTTGGATATTTATAAGAGAATTTGTGCACAGCTGCCTTCCGTTTTAAAGGATAAAGGCATAGTCGGCTTTGAGGTCGGCGTGGGTCAAAGCGAGGCAGTTTCACAACTGCTGTTAGATGCCTTTCCTGCAGCTAAGGTGGATGTTGTGTATGATATTAATAAAAAGGATCGAATGGTCTTTGCAGAAGTTGGATTTTAA
- the rpiB gene encoding ribose 5-phosphate isomerase B, which produces MKVAIASDHGGLNIREEIKSLLNELQIEYVDFGCDCTTSVDYPDYALPVAEKVASGEFDRGILICGTGIGMSIAANKVKGIRCALVHDVYSARLTREHNDSNVIAMGERVIGPGLAREIAKTWLLSDFSGSRHQTRIDKIANYELETSS; this is translated from the coding sequence ATGAAAGTTGCTATAGCTTCAGATCATGGCGGATTGAATATTAGAGAAGAAATCAAAAGCTTGCTTAATGAATTGCAGATAGAATATGTAGATTTTGGGTGTGATTGCACTACTTCAGTAGATTACCCGGATTATGCACTGCCAGTTGCAGAAAAGGTTGCGAGCGGAGAGTTCGATCGCGGGATTCTGATTTGCGGAACTGGTATTGGCATGAGCATTGCAGCTAATAAAGTAAAAGGTATCAGATGCGCACTTGTGCATGATGTTTACAGCGCCAGATTGACTAGGGAGCATAATGACAGCAATGTGATTGCAATGGGAGAAAGAGTAATTGGTCCGGGACTTGCCCGGGAAATAGCGAAGACTTGGCTGCTTTCTGATTTTAGCGGCAGCAGACATCAAACAAGAATCGATAAAATCGCAAACTATGAATTAGAAACATCTTCCTAA
- the rpmE gene encoding 50S ribosomal protein L31 encodes MKSGIHPTYNEITVKCACGNEFTTGSVAKEMKVETCSECHPFYTGRQKFAEAGGRVDRFNKKYGLKQQQQ; translated from the coding sequence ATGAAATCAGGAATTCATCCAACTTATAATGAAATCACGGTAAAATGCGCTTGCGGTAATGAGTTCACAACTGGATCTGTTGCAAAAGAGATGAAAGTTGAAACTTGCTCTGAGTGCCATCCGTTCTATACTGGACGTCAAAAATTCGCTGAAGCTGGCGGACGTGTTGACCGTTTCAACAAAAAATACGGTCTTAAACAGCAACAGCAATAA
- the rho gene encoding transcription termination factor Rho: protein MGLNISSLENMKLKELYELAREYKVAYYSKLTKKELIFSILKARAEQEGYFFMEGVLEIIQSEGFGFLRPINYSPSSQDIYISASQIRKFDLRNGDKVSGKVRPPKENERYFGLLQVEAVNGDDPATAKERVHFPALTPLYPDRQMKLETTQKYTSTRIMDVLAPVGFGQRGLIVAPPKAGKTMLIKEIANSITTNHPDAELIVLLIDERPEEVTDIERSVSGDVVSSTFDEVPENHIKVAELVLERAMRLVEHKRDVIILMDSITRLARAYNLVIPPSGRTLSGGIDPAAFHRPKRFFGAARNIEEGGSLTILATALVDTGSRMDDVIYEEFKGTGNMELHLDRSLAERRIFPAIDIRRSGTRKEELLIPKEHLDKLWAIRKSMSDSPDFAERFLRKLRQTKSNEEFFAVLSDQMKAGTAGKRS from the coding sequence ATGGGATTGAACATATCTAGTTTGGAAAACATGAAATTAAAAGAGCTGTATGAATTGGCTCGTGAATATAAAGTTGCTTATTACAGCAAGCTGACAAAAAAAGAATTAATATTCTCTATTTTGAAAGCGAGAGCGGAACAGGAAGGATATTTCTTCATGGAAGGCGTTCTGGAGATTATCCAATCAGAAGGTTTTGGTTTCTTAAGACCAATCAACTATTCACCTAGTTCGCAGGATATATACATATCTGCTTCCCAAATCAGAAAGTTTGATTTGAGAAATGGGGATAAAGTATCTGGAAAGGTGCGACCTCCAAAGGAAAATGAACGTTATTTTGGATTGCTGCAGGTGGAAGCTGTAAACGGCGATGACCCGGCAACGGCAAAGGAAAGAGTCCATTTTCCGGCATTGACGCCATTATATCCAGACAGACAAATGAAGCTGGAAACAACACAAAAGTATACATCTACTCGTATAATGGATGTTCTGGCTCCTGTTGGTTTTGGACAGCGTGGATTGATTGTTGCGCCTCCTAAAGCAGGTAAAACAATGCTTATTAAGGAAATTGCCAACAGCATTACGACAAATCATCCGGATGCAGAGCTTATTGTCCTCTTAATTGATGAAAGACCGGAGGAAGTGACTGATATTGAACGTTCAGTCAGCGGCGATGTAGTCAGCTCCACTTTTGATGAAGTTCCAGAAAACCACATTAAAGTGGCAGAGCTCGTGTTAGAAAGAGCGATGCGCCTTGTAGAGCATAAGCGTGATGTTATCATTTTAATGGACAGCATTACAAGACTTGCAAGAGCATACAATCTTGTCATTCCTCCGAGTGGAAGAACTTTATCAGGGGGGATAGATCCTGCTGCCTTCCATCGTCCGAAACGCTTCTTCGGGGCAGCTCGTAATATTGAAGAAGGCGGTTCTTTAACCATCCTGGCTACAGCGCTGGTAGATACAGGTTCCCGTATGGATGACGTTATATATGAAGAGTTTAAGGGTACAGGTAATATGGAGCTTCATTTGGATCGCTCTCTTGCGGAAAGAAGGATTTTCCCAGCGATCGATATTCGCCGTTCTGGTACTCGCAAAGAAGAACTGTTAATACCGAAGGAACATTTGGACAAATTATGGGCCATTCGCAAGTCTATGTCAGATTCTCCCGATTTTGCGGAGCGTTTCTTAAGAAAGCTTAGACAAACGAAATCCAATGAAGAGTTTTTTGCTGTGCTGTCTGATCAAATGAAGGCAGGAACAGCTGGGAAGCGTTCTTAA
- a CDS encoding L-threonylcarbamoyladenylate synthase: MKTNIWSVDKYVDIDSGYPQIQQAADLLNKNEVVAFPTETVYGLGGNAKSDEAIAKIFAAKGRPSDNPLIIHIANKEQLTELVSEVPEKAEQLMEAFWPGALTIIFRLKEGALSKLATAGLVTVGVRMPDHPVALRLLEEANLPIAAPSANTSGKPSPTTALHVKEDLDSIIAGIVDGGPTGVGVESTVIDCTDAVPTILRPGGVSQEEMEKVIGEVKLDKALVNKESAPKAPGMKYTHYAPNAPLFLVKAPRERIQELVAEERRNGKKAGVLTTEENQDFYQADYIFVCGKRAELSTVAANLYDGLRSFNHSNVDIIFSEMFPYEGLGHAIMNRLMKAASHQVIE; the protein is encoded by the coding sequence ATGAAGACAAATATATGGTCAGTGGATAAGTATGTGGATATAGATAGTGGTTATCCACAAATACAACAGGCTGCAGACCTTTTAAACAAGAATGAAGTAGTTGCATTTCCAACAGAAACGGTTTACGGACTTGGAGGTAATGCCAAAAGCGATGAGGCGATAGCTAAAATCTTTGCTGCTAAAGGGAGGCCGTCAGATAATCCTCTCATTATTCATATCGCTAATAAAGAGCAGCTGACAGAACTAGTTTCAGAAGTGCCCGAGAAGGCTGAACAGCTCATGGAGGCTTTCTGGCCAGGAGCGCTGACAATTATTTTCCGATTGAAGGAAGGAGCCTTGTCTAAGCTTGCTACTGCAGGACTAGTTACTGTTGGAGTAAGAATGCCTGATCATCCTGTTGCACTAAGGCTGCTCGAAGAGGCTAATTTGCCAATCGCTGCACCGAGTGCTAATACTTCTGGCAAGCCGAGTCCAACTACAGCTCTTCATGTGAAGGAAGATTTAGATTCTATCATAGCAGGCATTGTCGATGGTGGTCCAACTGGTGTCGGAGTGGAGTCAACAGTAATTGACTGCACGGATGCTGTACCGACGATTTTGCGTCCAGGTGGAGTGTCACAGGAGGAAATGGAAAAAGTCATTGGAGAAGTGAAGCTTGATAAGGCGCTTGTAAATAAAGAGTCTGCCCCGAAGGCACCAGGGATGAAGTACACGCATTATGCCCCAAACGCACCGTTGTTTTTAGTGAAGGCTCCAAGAGAAAGAATTCAGGAGTTAGTAGCGGAAGAACGTCGGAATGGCAAAAAAGCAGGAGTGCTTACAACAGAAGAAAATCAAGATTTCTACCAAGCAGATTATATTTTTGTATGTGGAAAAAGAGCTGAATTATCCACAGTCGCTGCGAATTTATATGATGGGCTGAGAAGCTTTAACCATAGTAATGTTGATATTATTTTTTCTGAGATGTTTCCATATGAAGGTCTAGGACACGCAATCATGAACAGATTGATGAAAGCAGCCTCTCACCAAGTGATTGAATAA
- the spoIIR gene encoding stage II sporulation protein R — protein sequence MKRKSMATSYIFVLIISTIFSLYIPKNEVTANEQVVIPNDAIRLRILANSDSEEDQALKRKVRDAVNAEITKWVADLTSKQAAEQLLKAKQPEIQKIAENVVMEENSDQAVKVKFGKVDFPTKLYGEFLYPAGEYEAILITLGAGEGANWWCVLFPPLCFLDFSNSVAVSDGFEEEKKEEGSKQKEKADKEEADSKTASAESVKKEAKQENKKEEKENKEDPVYVDESTESDVEVKFFLVELWDKIFG from the coding sequence ATGAAAAGAAAATCAATGGCAACAAGTTATATATTTGTACTTATCATATCAACTATTTTTAGTTTATATATACCGAAAAACGAAGTAACAGCAAACGAGCAAGTGGTGATTCCAAATGATGCTATCAGACTAAGAATCTTAGCGAACAGTGACAGTGAAGAAGATCAAGCTTTAAAACGAAAAGTTAGGGATGCAGTGAATGCAGAAATTACAAAGTGGGTAGCAGATTTAACTTCAAAGCAAGCAGCTGAACAGCTATTAAAAGCAAAGCAGCCGGAAATTCAAAAAATAGCAGAAAACGTAGTTATGGAAGAAAATTCTGATCAGGCAGTGAAAGTGAAATTCGGAAAAGTAGATTTTCCTACAAAGCTTTATGGAGAGTTCTTATATCCTGCAGGCGAGTATGAAGCAATCTTAATTACATTAGGAGCAGGTGAAGGTGCAAATTGGTGGTGTGTATTATTTCCGCCATTATGTTTCCTTGATTTCTCCAACAGTGTTGCTGTAAGTGACGGATTTGAAGAGGAGAAGAAGGAAGAGGGCAGCAAGCAGAAAGAAAAAGCAGATAAGGAAGAAGCAGATAGTAAAACAGCAAGTGCGGAGTCAGTGAAAAAAGAAGCAAAACAGGAAAATAAAAAAGAAGAAAAAGAAAACAAGGAAGACCCTGTCTATGTTGATGAATCAACAGAGAGTGATGTAGAAGTGAAGTTTTTCTTAGTAGAGCTTTGGGATAAAATTTTTGGATGA
- a CDS encoding STAS domain-containing protein gives MSLSNSSVYHYIMENASVITEKWFAIKDGEEGSIYSKQSDDNVNNLLRAQHAFTIETVISSFLDDDTIFSANLSKWAVKIAQSRVELGVPVHEVLHALSLTRQTIWDMITRFIEELRNVPQATILEWSSIFHLTFDKLNNEFTEMYHEYNQRKLLSQQATINELSNPIIPIINHIGVLPIIGAIDTARGKAILENVPARCQEKQIRHLFIDVSGVSTIDTMVLQELMKLVKVLQYTGMKSTISGLRPDMAQVIHALGISLDDIPTFSTLKQALSKLGLAVSS, from the coding sequence ATGTCCCTATCCAACAGTTCTGTCTACCATTATATAATGGAAAATGCTTCGGTAATAACAGAAAAATGGTTCGCCATAAAAGATGGTGAGGAAGGCTCTATTTACAGCAAACAATCTGATGATAACGTCAATAATCTTCTCCGTGCTCAGCATGCCTTTACAATTGAAACAGTTATCAGCTCTTTTTTGGACGATGATACCATTTTCTCTGCTAACTTATCAAAATGGGCAGTTAAAATTGCGCAAAGCAGAGTGGAACTAGGGGTGCCTGTTCATGAAGTCCTGCACGCGTTAAGTCTGACAAGGCAAACCATCTGGGATATGATTACGAGATTCATAGAAGAGCTCAGGAATGTTCCACAAGCAACTATACTAGAGTGGAGTTCGATATTCCATCTTACATTTGATAAGTTAAACAACGAATTCACCGAGATGTATCATGAATACAATCAAAGAAAGCTATTATCCCAACAAGCGACAATCAACGAACTGAGCAACCCGATTATTCCAATTATCAATCATATTGGTGTGCTTCCAATCATCGGGGCCATTGATACAGCAAGAGGGAAAGCAATTCTTGAGAATGTGCCTGCTAGATGTCAGGAGAAGCAAATCAGACATCTATTTATTGATGTTTCCGGAGTGTCTACCATTGATACAATGGTGCTGCAAGAGCTGATGAAATTAGTGAAGGTCCTCCAATATACAGGTATGAAGTCCACTATCTCTGGACTCAGACCAGACATGGCGCAAGTGATACATGCATTAGGAATCAGTTTAGATGACATTCCCACGTTCAGCACACTAAAACAGGCGCTTTCTAAACTCGGTTTAGCTGTTTCTTCATAA
- a CDS encoding low molecular weight protein arginine phosphatase: MVRVLFVCTGNTCRSPMAEAILKNSSVNIEVKSAGVYAIDGAEASYQLKEVLAEKGMEHNHRSSMLTSDLLDWATHVFTMTVGHKNAIVNQFPHAIEKTFTLKEFVNDDKYGDIVDPFGGSVELYRMTYQELHSLIQSLIKKLEMEN, from the coding sequence ATGGTACGTGTACTGTTTGTTTGTACAGGGAACACTTGTCGCAGCCCAATGGCAGAAGCAATCCTTAAGAATAGCAGCGTAAATATCGAAGTTAAATCTGCCGGTGTTTATGCAATAGACGGGGCGGAGGCTTCTTATCAATTGAAGGAAGTGCTTGCGGAAAAGGGAATGGAACATAATCATCGCTCCTCCATGCTGACTAGCGACTTGTTAGACTGGGCAACACATGTGTTTACGATGACGGTCGGCCATAAGAATGCAATTGTCAATCAGTTTCCCCATGCAATTGAAAAAACATTTACGTTAAAGGAATTTGTAAATGATGATAAGTATGGAGATATTGTCGATCCATTTGGAGGTTCGGTCGAGCTTTATAGAATGACATATCAGGAATTACATAGCTTGATACAGTCACTGATAAAAAAATTAGAAATGGAAAACTAG
- a CDS encoding HAMP domain-containing methyl-accepting chemotaxis protein, translating into MDKTASYRFSLRKKLALFITVLALITYSTSAFFIYVLFPLLPDDLGISAFVFNLLTLTLGVLWSGFLAFLAAGFIIKPLKRLEQSAIKAAHGDIREEVEISSSDDEIQSLGIAYNDMLANLREMVKSIEDNFNSTNATVKTITGKSQEAHEQTVSISKAVEEIAGGSEVAANSVQATAEAVEQSMKIAQTVQENADHTQQISNEMLANLDETNKVVHSLVAGLKQLAEENSRSLSSVKRLEDNAAKIGDILKFVGTIASQTNLLALNASIEAARAGEHGKGFAVVAEEVRVLADESAKAVEGVGELIANMQSEVKNVVGQIKKQVQSANAEAQQGEKTNATLQEMTAIVKQMADSTKHITAQVHQQMEQIEHTSRQSQEVAAIAEETSAGTQQVMIIAESQTKIINEVDILAMELQQQAEQLKETITRFKI; encoded by the coding sequence ATGGATAAGACTGCTTCATATAGGTTCAGCTTAAGAAAGAAACTGGCATTGTTTATTACAGTATTGGCATTGATTACTTACTCAACAAGTGCGTTTTTCATCTATGTTCTGTTTCCTTTGCTTCCGGATGATTTAGGAATTAGTGCCTTTGTATTTAATCTTCTTACATTGACATTAGGAGTCTTATGGTCTGGATTTCTGGCATTTTTGGCAGCGGGTTTTATCATTAAGCCGCTTAAGCGTCTGGAGCAGAGTGCAATTAAAGCAGCACATGGAGATATAAGAGAAGAAGTGGAAATTTCAAGTTCGGATGATGAAATTCAATCACTAGGCATTGCTTATAATGATATGCTGGCTAACTTGCGGGAAATGGTTAAAAGTATTGAAGATAACTTTAACAGCACTAATGCAACAGTTAAAACAATTACAGGTAAATCACAGGAAGCTCATGAACAGACAGTGTCTATTTCAAAGGCAGTGGAAGAAATTGCAGGCGGATCTGAGGTAGCAGCCAATTCTGTTCAAGCAACAGCTGAAGCAGTGGAGCAGTCGATGAAAATTGCCCAAACAGTCCAGGAAAATGCAGATCATACACAGCAAATCTCTAATGAAATGCTTGCAAACTTAGATGAAACGAATAAAGTGGTTCATTCTCTTGTAGCTGGCCTTAAGCAGTTGGCCGAAGAAAACAGCCGTTCCTTATCATCTGTAAAAAGATTAGAAGATAATGCCGCTAAAATCGGTGATATTCTAAAGTTTGTTGGAACAATTGCCTCACAAACAAACTTACTTGCTTTAAATGCCTCCATTGAAGCGGCAAGAGCTGGGGAACACGGTAAAGGATTTGCGGTTGTAGCAGAAGAGGTAAGGGTTCTAGCGGATGAGAGCGCCAAAGCTGTTGAAGGTGTTGGTGAACTAATTGCCAATATGCAGTCAGAAGTCAAAAATGTCGTTGGCCAGATTAAAAAGCAGGTTCAAAGCGCCAATGCAGAAGCACAACAAGGTGAAAAAACGAATGCTACCCTTCAAGAAATGACAGCTATTGTGAAACAAATGGCAGATTCCACTAAACATATTACAGCCCAAGTTCATCAGCAAATGGAGCAGATTGAGCATACCTCCAGACAGTCTCAAGAAGTAGCGGCAATTGCGGAGGAGACATCTGCAGGAACGCAGCAGGTAATGATTATTGCAGAAAGCCAGACGAAGATCATTAATGAAGTTGATATTCTTGCAATGGAGCTTCAGCAGCAGGCTGAGCAGCTGAAAGAAACTATCACCAGATTTAAGATTTAA
- a CDS encoding thymidine kinase, with translation MYVMKHHGWVEVICGSMFSGKSEELIRRVRRAQFAKQNIVVFKPKIDNRYSEEAVVSHNGSTTIAVPISESSEIFEYVTPDVEVVAIDEIQFFDPEIVAVVQHLANSGYRVICAGLDQDFRGEPFGKMPELMAIAELVTKLQAVCAVCGSPASRTQRLIDGSPASYDDPIILVGASESYEPRCRHHHEVPKSPSLKKADSSTSI, from the coding sequence ATGTACGTGATGAAACATCATGGATGGGTAGAAGTGATTTGCGGAAGCATGTTTTCCGGTAAATCAGAGGAGCTTATCCGTCGAGTAAGAAGAGCCCAATTTGCTAAACAAAACATCGTTGTGTTTAAGCCGAAAATAGATAACCGCTACAGTGAGGAAGCTGTCGTTTCTCATAATGGTTCTACTACAATTGCTGTTCCAATCAGTGAATCCTCGGAGATTTTTGAATATGTGACACCAGATGTCGAGGTGGTTGCGATTGACGAAATCCAGTTCTTTGACCCGGAAATAGTGGCTGTTGTCCAGCATTTAGCCAACAGCGGCTATAGAGTCATCTGTGCAGGATTGGATCAGGACTTCCGTGGTGAACCATTTGGAAAGATGCCTGAACTTATGGCAATAGCTGAGCTTGTGACAAAGCTGCAGGCAGTCTGTGCAGTATGCGGTTCACCGGCCAGCAGGACTCAGCGGCTGATTGATGGTTCACCAGCATCATACGATGATCCCATCATACTAGTAGGTGCTTCTGAATCTTATGAGCCAAGATGCCGTCATCATCACGAAGTTCCGAAATCCCCTTCGCTGAAAAAGGCAGACAGCAGCACATCCATTTAG